The Triticum aestivum cultivar Chinese Spring chromosome 5A, IWGSC CS RefSeq v2.1, whole genome shotgun sequence genomic sequence GACGGAAGGCGCAGGAGAGTCGCCCGGCCGCGACGCCTCCAGGCGGGCGCTGCGGCGAGAGGACGTCACCGGCATCGAGGTGGAGCGGGGCCTCCTGGCGTACGCCACCGTCGGAGGGGGGTGCGCGGAGGCCGGGGAGGAGACGTCCACTGCCACCGAGGCGTCAGGAGAGGCCGGCGAGGCGAGGTGGGAGCTGGACGGCACCGCCGCGGGGTGAGGATCGGCCgaccccagcgccgccccgaccGCGGCCCCCGAGGGTGGAGGAGATGGGGCAGACGGGGCAAGGGCGACGGGCTCCTCAACACCACCAACCCCGGAAGACACCGGGGAAGGTGAGTCGGCGGAGGgcgtgggcgcagcccctggtggcGTGAGGCGGCGGGCAGAGGCGGCGTCGGGGGAGCGGGGTGACGATGGAGGGGCGACGAGGAGACTCACGCTGGAGATGACGCCGGTCAACGCCGACGAAGACGGGGAGGGAACCAGAGGGGTGGCCAGGCGGAGGGCCACCACGAGATCGGTGGCCGACACCCGGGTACGCCCCGCCCCCGACCCGCCCCGACCCGCAGGAGGGTTGGGGGGTCCCGAGACAGGGAGCGAGAGTGCTCCGACTCATCCTCATCCTCGGCCGGGTCGTCGAAGCGGGAGGAGCGCGAGCGGCGGTGGTGAGAGTCGTCAGCATCAGCAGGGCCCCCCCACGAGGCCGCCAGCAGAGAGGCGTGGGCGGCCGACGTGGGACGGAGGCTCGGGGCGGATCTTGAGGTCGTAGCCGTCATCGTTGAAGAAGACACGGATCGTGACGTGGAGCTTGGAGGAGTCCAGGCATTTCACCTTaacccggacctcctcctccttgcgcagggagagctcgtccaccaccaccaccctgcccaggatcttggacatactgcggaTGACCCGCTCGGAACGGGCAACATCAGGGAGGCCGGAGATGAGGAGCCAAGCCGTGTCCAGGGTAGCGACGGCTCTGGGATCCCACTGCGGCTCAGAGATGTTCACCACGATGTCGTTGAGAGCCAGGGTGATGTTGTTGCTGCGCGTGCAGAAGCCCATGCTCATCGCGTCAGGGAAGACCACTGAGAAGGAGCTGGGAGCCGTGGGGGTCACCTGCCAGTCCCACGTGCATCTGCACAAGTGGTTGAGCTCAGCCTCAATCAACTCCGGGGTGGCGACGGCCTCGCCCACAACCGTCACCAAAGCCAGCAGCGAGGGGGAAGGCGGGGCGAGCTCGGGCACCTCGATGTGGAAGAAGGCCAAGTCCTCGATGCCGTGCCCATACATCATGAGCTCCACCGACACCGGGCGGTCCGGACAGAGAATCGCGGGGTGCCCGGTATCCTTGCAAAGGTAGCACGTCGGTGGGTTGGGGCACGCCACCTGGAAGTGTCCGGTCAGGCCGCAGTTGAAGCACGGCTGAGCCACGGCCGAGGCGGTGGTAcccggaggaggagctgcggtaGCGGTGGAGGTGGCGACTTGTGGGCGCggcgggcccttcttcttcttcttcttcttggatccCGGGCGTCCCCGGTTGCCGTTGCCGCCGTTGGCCGGCGGAAACGCAGCctgggagcggggggggggggggctggtagCGGCGGGAGGGGGGAGCGTCGGCGTCGTTGTTGGATGGGAGCGGGCGGGGCGGCGAAGGGGACCGGTCCCGCGCCGGGTCGGCGAGGGGGACCGACGCCGAGGGGGCGGCCTAGCCTCCCGAGCCGGAGACCGGCCCCGGTCGCGGGGCTCCCCCCGCGGAGAGGAGTGGCGTGAGGGCGAGCGGGAACGGCGGTCGCCGCGGGCCGGGGAGCGGCGCGaggtgcgggagggggagaggcggGTCTCACGCGCCGGAGAGGGCCGCGCCGGCCGGGAAGAAAGCTGCTGCCGCAGGTCTTCCTCGCGCCGGCGGCCGTCGGGGGAGGGGCGTGGGGGATCGCGGCGGTCGTCCGCCCGACGCTTGGGGCGCCCCGCATCGTCCCCCCATTCCCGAGGCATGGGTGGCGCGGAGGGGGACGGGGGAGGGCCGgtggcgccggcgaggaggagtcGATGCGGGGCGGCCGTGGCCGAGGGGACGGGGCTGGAAGCCGGCGGCGCGGGGGTGGGAAGGAGTGGAGGGCGAGGGAACCCTACCGGCGGCCAAATAGACCGACGCGGTGGGCCGGCCGTCGCCATGGGGCGAGATTGGGCCAGTCGGGGCCCATCCGGCCTGCCAAGTCGACCCACCTAGGTCACCGAGGCCGGTCGCCCATGGGCCGCACCCACCGTTGCCGTCCCGAGAGGGGGCCCAGGAACCCGGttcgtgggccggcccaaaagCAACGCGGACCGAAACGTCCGCCCCGGGGTGACCAAGCGGGGCGCTAGGGTTTCCCCGAGCACCACCGCGGTGGCCGCCGGCGGGGGCGtacgggggcggcgagggggaggcGGGCCGGAGGACCGGCCGTGGGGATGGTGACCGGCGGGCCGACCGGAGGGGAGGAAGGGGCGGAAGGGGTTCCGGCAAGGAGCGACCGGAGCGAGCGCGGGCAGGGACGCCGGGGTCGGGCCGGCCGGTGCAGGCGACGACGGAGCagaggggaggccggcggcgggcgtGGGCTTCCAGGAGGCAAGCGTCGGGTCCCGGTCGGCGCGGCCGGCAACACCCCAGCTGCCAGCGCGACGCCGCCGGGGGGAGAGCCCAGCCCCAAAGGCCGAGGCTTGCGGCACCCGAGCCGGGGGGGTGGCCGGGGGGAGATGCCGGCGCCGGCCCGACCCGCGGGCGGCCGATCCCCCACCCCTGGGAGAAGGGCCACCGGCGAGGACaggcggcggccgtggcggcgcCTTGGGGGGGGGACTCGATCCCGGCAAACGACGGGACGGCCGGCCGCCAAGTCATCGGCCTCGGCGATGTCAGCCCACAGCAGCCGCGGCGAGCCggaagggggcggcgaggggggggggcggacgccggcggggggggggggggggcggggctcGAGGGCTGGGAAGGCGGAGGGGGCGTCCGGGCGGCCACGGCGCCCGCGCCGCCGGGAGCGTCGCCAATCGCCAGAGCGCCAGTCGCAAACGCACTCATCACTCTCCCCTGATTTTCCTCATGGAGCTTTAACATTGACCCTGGCTTTGATTACTTGGTCCGGCTGCATTTCTGCGagctgcagtatgacaaggccgaGCAACGCAAGTTCAAGATTTACATAAACAACAAGACCGCTGCAGAGGGCTATGATGTGCTTCCGTGACTAGTATTACGTGAAGACCCTTGGCTACAATCGAAAAGCCATGATGATGTTTACCAGTGAAGTACAAACTGACTATACCTGAGATGAGCACGTCGACAGCGTGCCATTGCTTATTCTTTCGAGACGACAAGTTATGTCAGCATGGAAGATCATAGGGTAGAAGCGGAGGTGCTTGGCAATCTTCTTCTTCACACGTCGGAACTGGTCAGTGTGTTTCCATCCCATGAATATGCGATATGTGGTGCTGCAGTCCTGGCAGGAGCTGACGAGGCTGTACGCCTCCCGGAGCGTCCCCTCCAGTCCATTGAGTGCGTTTACAATCTCTTCTCGCTGCATCATCTCTGGGTTTTGCAGCATCCGTAGCAGGCCATTTATCAACTGCACATCCTGCACAAGCTCCTGGCAGGTCTCCTTGTTGCGCTGAACTGTCTGTGCTGCCTGTACAATCGTCGAGATGAGCCCCAACGCATCCACTCCCACCAGCTGCGCGATGGTCGCTGCCTGCTCCATGCCGTTCCACTGCGCCATATCTGCACCACCTCTCTCCTTCTCTGAGTGAAAACGGTAGGAAAGGAAACCACTCTATTATGCACGTAAAAACTTTGATCAAAACTGTCGAACTGTTCGAAACACAGTTCAAAGGAAGGGGATAGGAAGTGGGAGCATACCTTGGGATTGAACCAGAGCAGATTGCCAGTCGGCTGTTCAACTGCGAGCAGCACACGACAAACTGTCTGCCTCGATCTTGTCCTGAAGTAGCGGTAGAGGTGGGGAGCGCAGATAGCCACGCAGTACAGCACAGTGTTCTGTGGGACATGGGTGGCCATGGTGTTGTCGATTCTGCTTGACCTTTGACTGCAATGAACGCGCGTACTGCTAGACTAGTTGGATGAGAGGGAAAACGCGCAAGCGGCAGAGGTAGTCTCCGTCTCCGCGAAACTTCGTGGAAGGTGAGTGACGACAATGCTTAGACAGAGGCGAGACGACGAGTGCTTGACCTTGACCGACCTTGACGAGACGAGGAGTGCTCGCCGTAGTTGCGTGGTGCTTGCACCCTCAGGGGCTCGCCGTCTCAAGGAAATGGAGAGCACGCGGTTGGATAGAGACCAGGGATGTGTAATGTCTGCGCCTGTCGCTCATGGCGCTCCAAGCACAATGGCCGGGTGAGGTGTCAAGCGGCACAGCATTTCCGCGAGCACCTGGAGCGCAGCGGAGGAGCAAGAGAGGGAGGGGCGCGAGCACAACTCGCTCCGCCTCCGCTCCGCGGGAGCTCTGGCTGCCCGGCGCGCGGATCTTCCACCGGGGGCGCACCAGCCGCCTCCCCTCCGGCCTCCACGCATCATTCAGCGCGCGTGATCGGTGGCGCTCAGGGCTCGCCTGCAGTTGTTTCCTTGTGGGCCAGCCCACTAAGCTGCCGTTTCTCATTTTCTCGTTCGATTGTTCTTGGTTCTTTTTGCTGTTCCTATTTACATTTTTTATTTTCACTTTTTTTTAAAGTTCCCTCACTCCACAAGCTTCTGTAGTTTTTGAAAAATTTCAACGAACATTAAAAATGGCCGTCTAATGTAAAAGATTGTCCGTGTGGTTTTAGCAAAATGTTCATAAAATTCAAAAACTTGTTTGTCAATTTCCACAAAAGGATCACATGTTTAAAACATATATGTCCATGCCATTTAAAAAAATCttcatgaaaatataaaaaaatgttcacataattTGTAAACAATATTCTACCATTAAAAACAACTTTTAAAagcaattaaaaaaatgttcataggtttaaaaatatgttcatgacattTCCAAAAAAAAGTTTAAGGAATGCAACAAtttgttcgtgcaatttttttaataaataaataagaaaTTTTTTCATGTTTGCGATATTTTTGGAAAAGTATACGTGTGCTTAAAATTGTTCACCGTGTATTTAAAAAATGGTTAATATGCACGTTACAAATGTTCAACATATCTTCAAAAATTgttcaacatgtatttaaaaatgttaaaattGTATATGAAATGTTTTAAAAATTCACCACGTATTTGAAAATGAAagtaaaaatagaaaaaaaggaaaaggaaaaaataaataagaaagaaaaaatgaaatgggaaaagggaaaaacaaaagaaatagaGTAACAAAGCTAGAAAAGAACCATAGAAAAAATATTAAAACCTGGTTGAAAATCAGAACAAATACACTTAAACCTGCCGGAACTATTGGAAAAATGTGTAAAACCTAGAGTAGTACCCTAAACAACTTTGCATGTTTTTTTTGGCATCATCAGGACATCACGCATCATATTGCATTGCATTAACTTGACATGAACATATTAGTCATAACAATATTTTTATTATTGCAAACTCTAATTAATATTGCTATTATTATTCTTTTTCGTCCTAAACCCCTGGCCTTTCTCCTAAACTTTCACATGATGTTCTTTTCTCATATTAGAGCTTGTAAGGCCCCATATGCAGTATTATTCCAAATATAGACCCTAGCGCTCCATTTCTAGAATAGAAGCGCATATAGAGCCGCCGTAGCATATGactacatatcatacacacaatgtCATATGTCATGGTCTTTACAAATCAAATATAAGAACAATTCCACTACCAAATAGATGGTATATATATGAATAGGGCATACAAGTGTAAAGATCAAAATTTATTACACTCGAAGACCACATGATCCAACATCCATCATCACAGCGAAAGTTTCGGCATCTGGATGGATCTACTTTGCCCCTCAGACGACGACTTCCCAAGTTGTTTTCTCATGCTCTGGATGATAAGATTTCAGTGTCTGATTTAGTGGATAGCCAAAACAGGGCATCTTTCTTCCAGTTACCAATATCTCAGCAAGCTGCGGCAGAATTGGACTCTCTCATTTCCTGGGTTGCTAATTTGCAAAGAGACTCTTCTGCCAATGATGTTTGGTCTTGGGCACGTCCATGAGCTATTATACCATCATGCATCCCCATCTACCCATGTTTGAGCCTTGCAAATGGTTATGGAGTAGTAGATGCACACTTAAGATCAAGGTTTTTGCTTGGTCGTTGCTCTTTGACATACTTAACACTAAGGACTTGCTTGTGCGTAGGCATTGGCGTGATGCTGGGGATGATAATCTTTGTGTGTTGTGTCACCAACACATTTATGAGGATCGCCTGCATTTGTTCTTTTCTTGTAACTACAGTGCAAGAATTTGAAACTATCTTCAGATTGACTGGTCTGGAGGCTTTGATGTTCAACAATGCATCTCTTTGGCTAGGAAGAGATTTGCCAAAAGCTTCTTCTTTGAGGTGGTCTTCACagctacttggaatatttggatcaTCAGGAATGGCATAACTTTCAGAGGAGAGAGAGCTTCTTTTAGTGCTTGGCGTTGTAAATTTGTACATGATTTGACTTTGCTATCTCATAGGGTCAAGGCTCATATTCGGCCGCACCTTTTAAAATGGTTGGAGGGGCTCCCTTCAGCTTTGTAATGGATAGGTAGGTTTAGGTGAGTTTAGCCTTTCTACTTTTCTTTTGTAGCTTTTGTTTTGTACAGTTTTCCTGTTTGGACCTGCTTTGCTATTAATAAAAGACTGTGGAGTTGTGTCGTGCAGTAGTTAGTCAAAAAAACAGCGAAAGTTTCAAATAGTCTGACTAAAAAAATCAAGTAATGCCTAAGAGGTGGAAACATAAAAGCAAACAGTCACATTCCCATGTCGCGAGCTGGAATCCGCTAATCTACGCGTCATCGTCAAAGAACTCCACGTACTAACGAACATGTCGTCACAATTAGCGTAGTAGCATGTACCTATAGTTGTTGTTGTGGAAAGGGTGAGTACTTTGGGTACTCAACTAGTCTCATTACTGAAGATACCAGAACTAACAATACTTTCAGGTGTGATAATGGGTTAAATTGGTGAAGTTACAACAAGCGGCTAAGCAACATACTATACTTACTTCTATTAGAATTTGAGATGAGAAAGCATATGCGAACAAGGTCGTAAGTTGATCATATATCCACCTACCTACCCATTCAAAGCACTCTGTTGTCCTCTCCTTCGGGAATTATCCCTCAAAGAAGAGACAATTAAGGTTGTCCATGAATCAACATTAAGCTCCAAATCATCCATAAACATGAGCACGGCTTTTGGAGAACATTTAAACCCGTCGGGGTGCACCAACATACCCATTATAGGCTCCATACGCACTCTgttaatgatacgtccattttgcatcatgcttttatatcgatatttattgcattatgggctgttattacacattatgtcacaatacttatgcctattttctcttattttacaaggtttacataaagagggagaataccggcagctgggattctgggcaggaaaaggagcaaatattagagacctattctacacagctccaaaagtcctgaaacttcacggaagctattttcagaatatataaaaaatactgaccgcaagaagttccagagggggaacacaccctggccacgacggtggggcgcgccctaccccctaggcgcgcccccctgcctcgtgggccccctggtggccctccgatgcccatattctgctatatggagtctttcgttgaggaaaaaaaatcataagcaagctttcgggacgagactccgccgccacgaggcggaaccttggcggaaccaatctagggcttcggcggagctgttctgcttgtgacacttccctccgggagggggaaatcatcaccatcgtcatcaccaacgctcctctcatcgggagggggccaatctccatcaatatcttcaccaacaccatctcctctcaaaccctagttcatctcttgtatctaattcttgtctctaagtctgggattggtacctgtaggttgctagtagtgttgattactccttgtagttgatggtagttggtttatttggtggaagatcatatgtttagatcctatatgcatattaatacccctctgattatgaacatgaatatgctttgtaagtagttacgtttgttcctgaggacatgggagaagtcttgctattagtagtcatgtgaatttggtattcgttcgatattttgatgagatgtatgttgtctctcctctagtggtgttatgtgaacgtcgactacatgacacttcaccattatttgggcctataggaaggcattgggaagtaataagtagatgatgggttgctagagtgacagaagcttaaaccctagtttatgcattgcttcgtaaggggctgatttggatccatatgtttcatgctatggttaggtttaccttgatacttctgttgtagttgcggatgcttgcaatgggggttaatcataagtgggatgtttgtccaagtaaggacaacacccaagcaccggtccacccacatatcagaatatcaaagtaccgaacgcgaatcatatgaacgtgatgaaaactagcttgacgataattcccatgtgtcctcgggagcgctttcttctatataagagtttttccaggcttgtcctttgctacaaaaaggattgggccaccttgctgcactttatttacttttgttacttgttgctcgttataaattatcttatcacaaaactatatgttacctataatttcagtgcttgcagagaataccttactgaaaaccgtttatcatttcctcctgctcctcgttgggttcgacactcttacttatcgaaaggactacgatagatcccctatacttgtgggtcatcaagactcttttctggcgccgttgccgaggagtgaagcgcctttggtaggtggaatttggtaaggaaaattttatatagtgtattgaaatttactgtcacttgttactatggaaagtaatcctctaaggggcttgttcggggtatcttcaccccaaccagtagagcaaagagttactcctcaacttgctgaacctactgaacctattgaagatgaaaatgtctacttttaaattccttcgggtatgatagaaaaactgctagctaatccttttgtaggagatggaacattacatcctgatgagcacgtaatatatgtggatgaagtttgtggattatttaagcttgcaggtatgcccgatgatgttatcaagaagaaggtcttccatttatatttgaagggagatgcattgacatggtataggctatgtgatgatatgggatcgtggaactacaaatgattgaaattagaatttcatcagaagttttatcctatgcatcttgttcatcgtgatctcaattatatatataatttttggcctcgcgaagtagaaagcatcgctcaagcttgggggaggattaaatcaatgttatattcatgccccaatcatgagctctcaagagaaatgattattcaaaaaaaattatgctcagctttctgacaacaatcacaccatgctcgatacttcttgtgctggctcttttatgatgaagactattgaattcaaatgggatttattggaaagaattaaatgcaactctgaagattgggatctcgacgaaggtaaggagtcaggtatgacacctaagtttgattgtgttaaatcttttatggataccgatgttttccgtaaatttatcactaaatatggacttgactctgagatagtagcttatttctgtgaatcttttcctactcatgttgatatctctaaggagaagtggtttaaatatcatcctcccatagaagtaaaagtagctgcacctattaaagttgaagaaaagactatcacttataatgatcctattattcctactgcttatgttgagaaaccaccttttcctgttaggataaaagatcatgctaaagcttcaactgtggttcgtaaaagcaatattagaacctatacacctcatgagcaagttaaagttgaatctaatattgctattgttaaggatctcttggctgataatatggatgaccatgttatttatttttgtgataaaattgctagaattgctaaaccttgtgctaaagataaacatagacctgtggtaggcatgcctattatttctgttaaaataggagatcattgttatcatggcttgtgcgatatgggtgctagtgctagtgcaatacctattgatttatacaaagaaattatgcatgatattgcacctgctgagttagaagatattgatgtcacaattaaacttgccaatagagatactatttcaccaattgggattgttagagatgttgaagtcttgtgtgggaaaactaactatcctgctgattttcttgttcttggttccccacaagatagcttttgtcccattatatttggtagacccttcttaaacactgttaatgctaggatagactgcgaaaaggatgtcgttgctattggtttaggtgatatgtctcatgagttcaacttttctaaattttgtagacaacaccgtgaagaggaatttcctagtaaagatgaaattattggtcttgcttctaatgtcgtacctcctagtgatcctttagaacaatatttgctagaccatgaaaatgatatgtttatgaatgaaagaagggaaatagatgaagcgttcttcaaacagggacctattctgaaacacaacttgcatgctgaaatcttaggggatcctcctccacccaagggtgatcccgtgtttaagCTTAAAcgattgcctgatactcttaaatatgcttatcttgatgaaaaaagatatagactgttattattagtgctaacctttcagagaaggaggaataaaaattattgaaaactctgaagaagcaccgtgctgctattggatatactcttgatgatcttaagggcattagtcccactctatgtcaacacaaaataaatttggagaaagatgccaagacatttattgatcatcaacgactgctgaatcctaagatgaaagaagtggtaaggaaacaaatactaaagctccttgaggcaggtataatttatcccgttgctgatagtcagtgggtaagtcatgtccattgtgttcctaagaagggaggtattactgtcgttcctaatgataaagatgaattggttccgcaaagaattattacatgttataggatggtaattgatttccgcaaattaaataaggctactaaaaaagatcattaccccttacctttcattgatcaaatgctagaaagattatccaaacatacatatttttgctttctagatggttattctggtttctctcaaatacccgtgtcaactgatgatcaatcaaagaccacttttacttgccctttcggtacttttgcttatagacgtatgccttttggtttatgtaatgcacctgctacctttcaaagatgcatggtggctatattctctgacttttgtgaaaatatttgtgaggttttcatggacgatttctccatttatggatcctcttttgatgattgcttaagcaaccttgatcgagttttgcaaatatgtgaagaaactagccttgtcttgaattgggagaagtgccactttatggttaatgaaggtattgtcttggggcataaaatttcggaaaggggcattgaagttgataaagctaaagttgatgctattgaaaagatgccgtgtcccaaggacatcaaaggtataagaagtttccttggtcatgccggcttttataggaggttcattaaggacttctcaaaaatttctcggcctctgactaatttattacaaaaagatataccattcgtctttgatgatgattgtgtagaagcatttgaaatacttaagaaagcattgatctctgcacctattgttcaaccacctgattggaatttaccttttgaaattatgtgtgatgctagtgattatgctgtaggtgctgttctagggcaaagagttgataagaaattaaatgttattcaatatgctagtaaaactctagacaatgcccagagaaattatgctactactgaaaaagaattcttagcagttgtatttgcttgtgataagttcagaccttatattgttgattctaaagtaactattcacacggatcatgctgctattaaatatcttatggaaaagaaagatgctaaacctagacttattagatgggttctcttgctacaagaatttgatttgcatattattgatagaaagggagctgagaaccccgttgcagacaactagtctaggttagaaaatgttcttgatgacccactgcctattgatgatagctttcctgatgaacaattaaatgtcataaatgcttctcgaactactccatggtatgctgattatgctaattatattgttgctaaatttataccacctagtttcacataccagcaaaagaaagagttcttctatgatttgagacattacttttgggatgacccacatctctataaagaaagagtagatggtgttattagacgttgtgtaactgagcatgaacaggaacaaatcctacgcaagtgtcactccgaagcttatggaggaaaccacgttggagatagaactgcacataaggtattgcaatccggtttttattggcctactctcttcaaggatgcccgtaagtttgtcttatattgtgatgaatgccaaagaattggtaatattagtagacgtcaagaaattcctatgaattattcacttgttattgaaccgtttgatgtttggggctttgattatatgggaccttttcctgtctctaatggatatacacatattttagttgctgttgattacgttactaagtgggtagaagctattccaactagtagtgctgatcacaacacctctattaagatgcttaaagaagttattttcccgaggtttggggtccctaggtatttaatgactgatggtggttcacaatttattcatggtgctttccgtaaaatgcttgctaagtatgatgttaatcatagaattgcaactccttatcacccacagtctactagtcaagtagaattgagtagtagagaactcaaattaattttgcaaaagactatcgtttcggtgccataaaaatcaacaacttcgaaggcacaaatcggaaggtggtgaacggtcaaagaatcaaacag encodes the following:
- the LOC123101324 gene encoding uncharacterized protein, whose protein sequence is MGLTLTTSSSTDLITYSDANWDRCPDTRRSTSGYCVYLGPSLISWSSKQQSTVSHLSAEAEYQVALGCIQVLNVPTVQQFADVMTKGLPTSIFEEYSQRSSRIDNTMATHVPQNTVLYCVAICAPHLYRYFRTRSRQTVCRVLLAVEQPTGNLLWFNPKKERGGADMAQWNGMEQAATIAQLVGVDALGLISTIVQAAQTVQRNKETCQELVQDVQLINGLLRMLQNPEMMQREEIVNALNGLEGTLREAYSLVSSCQDCSTTYRIFMGWKHTDQFRRVKKKIAKHLRFYPMIFHADITCRLERISNGTLSTCSSQV